A section of the Thermotoga caldifontis AZM44c09 genome encodes:
- a CDS encoding sugar ABC transporter ATP-binding protein has translation MQYALEMRNINKSFYGNQVLKNVSISVAPGEVHGLVGENGAGKSTLMNILFGMPVIHSTGGFEGEIFINGERVQIDSPRKAMEHGIGMVHQEFMLIPGFTVMENIKLNREITKSNLLSRVFGKPMETLDFPAMRKEAKEAISTIGMSIDELAVVAGLPVAHKQFIEIAREIDKKNLKILVLDEPTAVLSEAEAEKLLDVIRYLASKGVAILFISHRLSEVLKVSDRITILRDGVVVDSKPASSFTLSEIAEKMVGRKLEDVTLPPRSKEPSDDDIIMSIRNLKVRMPGEEVKDFSIDIRRGEILGIGGLAGHGKLGVANGIAGMYPAEGEVYLEGKPFKLNDPSYALNQGVVYLSEDRRGVGLLLDESVEMNIVATAIQVFGKFTKRFLFLTVYDRKQIRKHALEMIKKLDIRCKSPAQIVRRLSGGNQQKVCLARAFTLNPKIFFVSEPTRGIDVGAKKLVLDYLVKLNREHGITIVMTSSELAELRAICDRIAIVAEGKLSAILSPKASDAEFGLAMAGELQEVLQHG, from the coding sequence ATGCAGTACGCTCTCGAAATGCGCAACATAAACAAATCCTTCTACGGTAATCAGGTGCTCAAGAACGTGAGCATAAGCGTCGCTCCCGGAGAAGTACACGGCCTAGTCGGTGAAAACGGCGCCGGGAAGAGCACGTTGATGAACATCCTCTTCGGAATGCCGGTCATTCATTCCACTGGAGGTTTCGAGGGAGAGATATTCATCAACGGTGAGCGAGTGCAGATCGACAGTCCGAGGAAAGCCATGGAACACGGCATAGGCATGGTCCATCAGGAGTTCATGCTCATACCAGGCTTCACCGTTATGGAAAACATAAAGCTCAACAGGGAGATAACCAAGAGCAACTTGCTGAGCAGGGTGTTCGGTAAGCCCATGGAAACTCTGGACTTTCCAGCGATGAGGAAAGAAGCGAAGGAAGCGATAAGCACCATAGGTATGTCTATCGACGAGCTCGCGGTGGTTGCAGGTTTACCTGTCGCGCACAAACAGTTCATAGAGATCGCGAGGGAGATAGACAAGAAGAACCTGAAGATACTCGTTCTCGACGAACCGACGGCGGTCCTGTCCGAAGCCGAAGCGGAGAAACTCCTCGATGTGATTCGATACTTAGCGTCGAAGGGCGTTGCTATTCTCTTCATCTCGCACAGACTGAGCGAGGTGCTGAAGGTCTCGGACAGGATCACCATACTCAGAGACGGAGTGGTTGTGGACAGTAAACCCGCCTCATCCTTCACACTCTCCGAGATCGCCGAAAAAATGGTTGGTAGAAAGCTGGAAGATGTGACCCTTCCCCCTCGCAGTAAAGAGCCTTCAGATGACGACATCATCATGTCCATAAGGAATTTGAAAGTTCGTATGCCTGGAGAAGAGGTGAAAGATTTCAGCATAGACATAAGACGTGGGGAAATACTCGGTATAGGTGGTCTTGCGGGACACGGAAAGCTCGGTGTGGCGAACGGCATCGCGGGTATGTACCCTGCCGAAGGGGAAGTCTACCTCGAGGGTAAACCGTTCAAACTGAACGATCCATCTTATGCCTTGAACCAGGGTGTTGTCTATCTTTCGGAGGACAGAAGGGGTGTCGGACTGTTGCTTGACGAATCGGTGGAGATGAACATCGTGGCCACGGCCATACAGGTGTTCGGAAAGTTCACCAAAAGATTTCTCTTCCTGACCGTTTACGATCGCAAGCAGATCAGAAAACACGCACTGGAGATGATTAAGAAGCTCGACATACGTTGCAAATCTCCCGCTCAGATAGTCAGAAGGTTGAGCGGTGGCAACCAGCAAAAGGTTTGTCTCGCGAGGGCGTTCACGCTGAATCCAAAGATCTTTTTCGTGTCTGAACCGACCAGAGGTATCGACGTCGGGGCGAAAAAGCTCGTGCTCGATTATCTGGTGAAGTTGAACAGGGAACACGGTATAACGATCGTGATGACATCCAGCGAACTTGCCGAACTGAGGGCCATCTGCGACAGGATCGCCATAGTGGCGGAAGGAAAGCTTTCTGCGATCCTTTCTCCAAAGGCGAGCGATGCGGAGTTCGGTCTCGCGATGGCTGGAGAGCTCCAGGAGGTGTTGCAGCATGGATAA
- a CDS encoding DUF3798 domain-containing protein, protein MRKFLVVAVLMMALLSFAALGFKIGLVTGTVSQGEDEYRGAENVVRKYGSEVIHVTYPDKFMQEQETTIARIVELAYDPKVKAIVICQGVPGTVAAIRRVKEFRPDMIFVVGVPHEDPEIVGSAADVVLETDTPGRGITIVDLAYKMGAKRLIHYSFPRHMSYKLLAERRNIMEQRCKELGMEFIFVSAPDPLGEQGLTGAQQFILEDVPRQVAKYGPDTAFFSTNCGMQEPLIKAILQHGGIYPEQCCPSPTHGYPGALGIEIPADKKGDYNYILKAINDKIVEKGGAGRFATWPVPVNMVFTEAGVEIAIELVQKKIKADDTNAIKAVLDRVISQKISGYGIKTIKKYPNAGNYYMITMDSVIFGVTKF, encoded by the coding sequence ATGAGAAAGTTTCTCGTGGTTGCAGTCCTGATGATGGCACTTTTGAGCTTTGCAGCGCTCGGTTTCAAGATCGGTCTCGTGACTGGCACTGTTTCACAGGGTGAGGACGAGTACCGTGGAGCAGAGAACGTCGTCAGAAAATACGGAAGCGAGGTCATCCACGTAACGTATCCAGACAAGTTCATGCAGGAACAGGAAACCACGATCGCGAGAATCGTCGAACTCGCTTACGATCCAAAAGTTAAGGCCATCGTGATCTGCCAGGGTGTGCCTGGAACAGTCGCGGCGATCAGGAGGGTGAAAGAGTTCAGGCCAGACATGATCTTCGTTGTCGGTGTACCACACGAAGATCCCGAGATCGTCGGCTCGGCTGCTGACGTGGTGCTCGAAACAGATACCCCCGGCCGTGGAATCACCATCGTGGATCTCGCATACAAAATGGGAGCAAAGAGACTGATACACTACTCCTTCCCACGGCACATGAGCTACAAACTGCTGGCAGAAAGAAGGAACATCATGGAGCAGCGTTGTAAAGAACTCGGCATGGAATTCATCTTCGTTTCCGCACCCGACCCACTCGGTGAGCAGGGTTTGACTGGCGCACAGCAGTTCATCCTCGAGGACGTTCCGAGACAGGTTGCCAAGTACGGTCCTGACACCGCGTTCTTCTCGACGAACTGCGGAATGCAGGAACCTTTGATCAAGGCCATCCTGCAGCACGGTGGAATCTATCCTGAACAGTGCTGTCCATCACCGACGCACGGTTATCCTGGAGCTCTGGGAATCGAAATACCTGCAGACAAGAAAGGAGATTACAACTACATACTCAAGGCTATCAACGACAAGATCGTGGAGAAAGGTGGAGCTGGAAGGTTCGCAACCTGGCCGGTTCCTGTGAACATGGTGTTCACCGAAGCTGGTGTCGAGATAGCCATCGAGCTAGTTCAGAAGAAGATAAAGGCTGACGATACGAACGCGATCAAAGCTGTGCTCGACAGGGTGATTTCCCAGAAGATTTCCGGATACGGCATCAAGACCATCAAGAAGTATCCGAACGCTGGTAACTACTACATGATCACCATGGACTCTGTCATTTTCGGAGTCACCAAGTTCTGA
- a CDS encoding DUF1576 domain-containing protein, translating into MKRKCPLSIPTFLQRLFQSDQESFKLLSLYFFGWSFVVFALFAGALWHPVEFLKGLLRIIVTPDYLLTDYVEVGGIAPAFFNSGLLMLLFSYFLKLLRMPITGLSYASVLTVGGFALFGKNIFNVWPIVIGVVLYSLYRKESIQRYIYVAYFGTAISPLVSFIAFTVPLSNLMRFVVSYLVGIFVGFFLPSLASYFLTLHKGYNLYNVGFTCGLVGTVAAAFLRAYGVQIPVQKVWSEGNNFIFSIFLLILFSFVTFSGWLLNGKSWRGYKKLFRHSGRLLTDFVILEGVPVTLINMGLLGVISIVYVLATKSQLNGPTMGGIMTVAGFAAFGKHLRNVLPVIAGVTIASVSNCYELGSPNNVLAALFGTTVSPIAGEFGIVWGIVAGFLHSAMVNNVGFLHAGFNLYNNGFAGGLVAIVLIPIIKAIHKREDL; encoded by the coding sequence GTGAAACGAAAATGTCCACTGTCGATTCCTACATTTCTCCAAAGGCTGTTTCAATCGGACCAAGAATCGTTCAAGCTTTTATCACTCTACTTCTTCGGCTGGTCCTTCGTGGTGTTCGCACTGTTTGCGGGCGCGCTCTGGCATCCTGTGGAATTTCTCAAGGGTTTACTCAGGATCATCGTTACTCCCGATTATTTACTCACAGATTACGTAGAGGTGGGAGGTATAGCTCCGGCGTTTTTCAATTCGGGCCTTCTCATGCTCCTGTTCTCTTATTTTTTGAAGCTTTTGAGAATGCCCATAACGGGGCTTTCTTACGCTTCAGTTTTAACCGTGGGTGGTTTTGCGCTCTTTGGAAAGAACATATTCAACGTGTGGCCGATAGTCATAGGCGTGGTCCTTTACTCTCTCTATCGAAAAGAATCCATTCAGAGGTACATCTACGTTGCTTACTTTGGTACAGCGATTTCTCCGCTGGTTTCTTTTATAGCGTTCACGGTCCCGCTGAGTAATTTGATGAGATTCGTGGTTTCCTACCTCGTTGGAATCTTCGTTGGCTTTTTCCTCCCTTCTCTCGCAAGTTATTTTCTCACGCTGCACAAAGGTTACAACCTATACAACGTGGGTTTCACCTGCGGTTTGGTTGGTACCGTGGCGGCCGCGTTTCTGAGGGCCTACGGTGTTCAAATTCCCGTTCAAAAGGTTTGGAGCGAGGGAAACAATTTCATCTTTTCGATCTTTCTGTTGATTCTGTTCTCGTTCGTGACGTTCTCCGGCTGGCTGCTGAATGGAAAGAGCTGGCGGGGTTATAAAAAGCTGTTCAGGCACTCAGGAAGGTTGCTCACGGATTTCGTCATTCTCGAAGGCGTACCGGTGACGCTCATCAACATGGGGCTTCTTGGAGTGATCTCGATCGTGTACGTTCTGGCGACAAAGAGTCAGCTCAACGGGCCCACGATGGGTGGAATAATGACCGTGGCTGGTTTTGCAGCGTTCGGGAAGCATCTGAGAAATGTGTTGCCCGTTATCGCTGGTGTGACGATAGCGAGCGTTTCGAACTGTTACGAGCTGGGAAGCCCAAACAACGTTCTGGCCGCTCTGTTCGGTACGACCGTTTCGCCGATTGCTGGAGAATTCGGAATCGTCTGGGGTATCGTGGCGGGCTTCCTTCACAGTGCGATGGTGAACAACGTGGGCTTCTTGCACGCGGGTTTCAATCTCTACAACAACGGCTTCGCCGGCGGTCTGGTTGCCATCGTGTTGATTCCAATCATCAAAGCGATCCATAAGAGGGAGGACCTGTGA
- a CDS encoding V-type ATP synthase subunit I: MAILRVERFWLIVPKEEESKLLEVFKAFPRIHWEKTSKIESQSSRYSSQLSKIEETFKIALELFPNKKNLLESFFAGREEIDEKQFQQLLEEISWKKLYRTAKWAEKALENLKRRKERLEQLTLDIKFWDKLDCALDFPRSFERYELFSGIISKRNFDQFLQQAGQLLEESWIWSVQEKKDVKCVLLVRKENADKIEKTLQKLEFTPKKIPYLKSTPLESIQRLNRILENVEKAKERILKRASILNEKLRNLQAWHDYFLSKSLEERTADFRYDTVYFTAYTGWIPTIDKQEFVSLLERTVSQYGFESREPLEDEDPPVILHNPPFIKRFEFLTKLYGMPKYNGVDPTPYVAPFYLIFFGICLGDVGYGLLQLALVSWIKKAFKPERGAKELLDLLQVLSIPSILVGILTWSFFGSQPFLGPDGKFLGIFPLVNPTGELMKALAIALFIGVISQMYALVLRMVSGFRTKDYKTAIYDGLLWLLFFASLLGYFGLQLLTGKQYRIFLYVLLASALGLILTQGRDKKNILSRIVVGVISLYGIVGAYGISSFVGDVLSYSRLFALNLVGSVFGSVITQLAQMVKGLPVLGWILFALIWVGGQLLNYVLSALSAFVHSTRLQFLEMFGKFYSAGGKAFTPYAYEGKYFKVRK, from the coding sequence ATGGCGATACTGAGGGTTGAGCGCTTCTGGCTCATCGTTCCGAAGGAGGAAGAATCCAAGCTTCTCGAAGTTTTCAAAGCTTTCCCCCGGATACACTGGGAAAAGACGTCGAAGATCGAATCACAATCATCCAGGTACAGTTCCCAGCTGAGCAAGATAGAGGAAACGTTCAAAATCGCACTCGAACTCTTCCCCAACAAGAAGAACCTGCTGGAAAGCTTCTTCGCCGGCAGGGAAGAGATCGATGAAAAACAATTCCAGCAACTGCTCGAAGAAATCAGCTGGAAAAAGCTCTACAGGACCGCCAAATGGGCCGAAAAAGCCCTGGAGAATCTCAAAAGGCGAAAGGAACGGTTAGAACAACTCACCCTCGACATAAAGTTCTGGGATAAGCTCGATTGTGCTCTTGATTTTCCGAGAAGTTTTGAGCGGTACGAGCTCTTCTCAGGAATCATCTCAAAGAGGAACTTCGATCAGTTCCTGCAGCAAGCCGGCCAACTGCTGGAAGAAAGCTGGATCTGGTCGGTCCAGGAAAAGAAGGACGTCAAATGTGTTCTGCTGGTGAGAAAAGAAAATGCTGATAAAATCGAGAAAACACTTCAGAAACTCGAATTCACGCCCAAGAAGATACCCTACCTCAAGTCCACTCCGCTTGAGTCTATCCAGCGACTCAACAGAATCCTCGAAAACGTTGAGAAGGCAAAAGAACGTATCCTGAAGAGGGCTTCCATACTCAACGAAAAACTCAGGAACCTACAGGCCTGGCACGATTACTTCCTTTCCAAATCACTCGAGGAAAGGACGGCAGACTTCCGCTACGATACTGTGTATTTCACAGCCTACACAGGTTGGATCCCAACCATAGACAAACAGGAGTTCGTGAGCCTGCTCGAAAGGACCGTTTCTCAGTACGGTTTTGAAAGTCGTGAGCCGCTGGAAGACGAAGATCCGCCAGTCATACTCCACAATCCTCCTTTCATAAAGCGTTTCGAGTTCTTGACGAAACTGTACGGTATGCCCAAGTACAACGGTGTGGATCCAACACCTTACGTGGCCCCGTTCTATCTGATATTCTTCGGCATATGCCTGGGAGACGTGGGTTACGGTCTGCTCCAGCTGGCCCTCGTGAGCTGGATCAAGAAGGCCTTCAAACCCGAACGCGGTGCGAAAGAACTGCTCGATCTTTTGCAGGTTCTGAGTATTCCTTCCATCCTGGTTGGAATCCTCACCTGGAGCTTCTTCGGCAGCCAGCCGTTCCTCGGTCCAGACGGCAAGTTCTTGGGTATCTTTCCACTGGTCAATCCCACGGGAGAACTCATGAAGGCGCTGGCAATCGCGCTGTTCATAGGAGTCATTTCGCAGATGTACGCGCTCGTGCTCAGGATGGTCAGTGGGTTCAGGACGAAAGACTACAAAACGGCCATCTACGACGGCCTGTTGTGGCTTTTGTTCTTCGCTTCCCTGCTCGGCTACTTTGGCCTGCAGTTACTCACGGGAAAGCAATACAGAATTTTCCTCTACGTTCTGCTGGCGTCTGCTCTCGGTCTGATCCTCACTCAGGGTCGGGACAAAAAGAACATCCTGTCCCGCATCGTGGTCGGCGTCATAAGCCTCTACGGCATCGTTGGAGCCTACGGGATCTCGTCCTTCGTCGGTGATGTGCTGTCCTACTCGAGGTTGTTCGCGTTGAACCTGGTTGGTAGTGTGTTCGGTTCCGTCATAACGCAGCTGGCACAGATGGTGAAAGGTCTTCCTGTGCTCGGCTGGATCCTGTTCGCCCTCATATGGGTCGGAGGACAACTTCTGAACTACGTTCTCAGCGCGCTGTCGGCGTTCGTTCACTCGACGAGGTTGCAGTTCCTCGAGATGTTCGGTAAGTTCTACAGTGCTGGAGGCAAGGCGTTCACGCCTTACGCCTACGAAGGTAAATACTTCAAGGTCAGGAAATAG
- a CDS encoding V-type ATP synthase subunit K: MEEEVDKMLGLSIALIGAALGAAFGAIGSAKGVGMAGEAAAGVLAEKPELFGTVLILQALPGTQGFYGFIGAFLILLRLGILGGNFPELTIAQGLTVFAVSIPLIFGLFVSAIWQGKASVAALQMIAQRPQTTGQAIIIPALVETYAILSLITSIILLFFGVKL, from the coding sequence ATAGAAGAGGAGGTAGATAAGATGCTCGGACTGTCCATCGCTCTGATTGGTGCTGCACTCGGTGCCGCGTTCGGTGCGATCGGCTCTGCCAAGGGTGTCGGGATGGCCGGAGAAGCGGCCGCGGGAGTGCTGGCAGAAAAACCGGAACTTTTCGGAACGGTGCTCATACTGCAGGCTCTCCCTGGCACTCAGGGTTTCTACGGTTTCATAGGTGCGTTTTTGATCCTGCTGCGCCTGGGTATACTCGGCGGGAACTTTCCAGAACTGACGATCGCCCAGGGTTTGACAGTTTTCGCGGTGAGTATCCCGCTGATCTTCGGTCTGTTCGTCAGTGCCATCTGGCAGGGTAAGGCGAGTGTGGCAGCACTCCAGATGATCGCTCAAAGGCCGCAGACGACCGGACAGGCCATCATAATACCCGCTCTGGTCGAAACGTACGCGATCCTGTCTTTGATAACCTCCATAATCTTGTTGTTCTTTGGAGTGAAACTGTGA
- a CDS encoding V-type ATP synthase subunit E family protein — MSLQRILERLEREKAERVKQIQEEYEKKFQELAKIEKDRFNAWKEEQTKILEQTIAAEEYAVLSKERLWFKNELTKIENEAVEEVKQKLIEAVSKLPADVYTSIWEKLVEREGLSGAKIVLAKNELKLDLERLSHKYKLSIADEKIDAKGGFVAEKGQFVIDLTLDTLINELVENNLSEIAKILRGEA; from the coding sequence ATGTCTCTCCAGAGAATACTCGAGAGACTCGAACGTGAGAAGGCAGAAAGAGTAAAGCAAATACAGGAAGAATACGAGAAGAAGTTCCAGGAGCTTGCGAAAATTGAAAAAGATAGATTCAACGCCTGGAAAGAGGAGCAGACGAAAATACTGGAACAGACCATCGCCGCCGAGGAGTACGCAGTTCTTTCGAAAGAAAGGTTGTGGTTCAAGAACGAACTCACGAAGATAGAGAACGAAGCCGTGGAAGAGGTGAAGCAGAAACTGATCGAGGCCGTTTCCAAACTTCCAGCCGATGTGTACACGAGCATATGGGAGAAGCTCGTGGAAAGAGAGGGCCTATCCGGTGCAAAGATCGTCCTTGCCAAGAACGAGTTGAAGCTGGACCTCGAGCGACTCAGCCACAAGTACAAGCTCTCGATAGCCGACGAGAAGATAGATGCCAAGGGTGGTTTTGTGGCGGAAAAAGGTCAGTTCGTGATAGACCTGACGCTGGACACACTCATCAACGAGCTCGTCGAGAACAATCTTTCAGAGATCGCAAAAATCCTGCGCGGTGAGGCGTGA
- a CDS encoding V-type ATPase subunit yields the protein MYEKYLFSSTNLKAKSTKFIDKNQWQWLADASYEDCVDWLKTSWYKPIVDQQAETAFYEVLLDELRFLSKNLEEIYLKLLLWDSWFHSLRYKKEGVKDPLVEFAEEMRWEFEKELLKTLEQIWSSKSASTELKMDTLNLKVSFDFERSVESENIRSFWRLRNQLLLLKMLFRCKTLDLSCAELGGFEWFKTKDLLERDIEDWTNLVPAQLRDPLQRMIEKKDVDVVIKAELFRFIQRSFKTIVSGPEILVYYFYHKLWEMEDLLSLLECKKNNIPKQIWQERMLKLNV from the coding sequence ATGTACGAAAAATACCTGTTCTCTTCGACAAACCTGAAGGCAAAGTCGACCAAGTTCATCGACAAGAACCAATGGCAATGGTTGGCGGACGCGAGCTATGAAGACTGCGTTGACTGGTTGAAGACCAGCTGGTACAAACCAATCGTGGACCAGCAAGCCGAGACGGCCTTCTACGAGGTGCTGCTGGACGAGCTCAGATTCCTGTCAAAAAACCTTGAGGAAATCTATCTGAAACTGCTCCTGTGGGACAGCTGGTTCCATTCTCTGCGTTACAAGAAAGAAGGCGTGAAAGATCCACTCGTAGAATTCGCGGAGGAAATGCGATGGGAGTTTGAAAAAGAGCTTCTCAAAACGCTCGAGCAAATTTGGTCTTCGAAAAGTGCTTCGACGGAACTCAAGATGGATACTTTGAACCTGAAAGTTTCCTTCGATTTCGAAAGGTCTGTAGAGAGCGAAAACATCAGATCGTTCTGGAGATTGAGAAACCAGCTTCTGCTTTTGAAGATGCTTTTCAGATGCAAAACTCTCGATCTATCGTGCGCGGAACTCGGCGGGTTTGAGTGGTTCAAAACTAAAGATCTGCTCGAGAGAGACATCGAAGATTGGACCAATCTGGTTCCAGCGCAGTTGAGAGATCCTTTGCAAAGAATGATAGAGAAAAAGGACGTCGATGTCGTTATCAAAGCTGAACTCTTCCGCTTCATCCAGAGATCTTTCAAAACCATCGTGAGCGGTCCTGAAATACTGGTTTACTATTTCTACCACAAGCTCTGGGAAATGGAAGATCTTCTGAGCCTGCTCGAGTGCAAGAAGAACAACATACCCAAACAAATCTGGCAGGAAAGGATGCTGAAACTGAATGTCTGA
- a CDS encoding V-type ATP synthase subunit F, giving the protein MSEGRIAIIGPEKLVGIFSMFGVETHPVSDAKEAYDVFVKVQNQYSLIVVLESVADKILQDVKENPPLVLPDTFSHEKKSEKALRKLFEKILGVDLLAEGEGYYGR; this is encoded by the coding sequence ATGTCTGAAGGAAGAATCGCCATCATAGGTCCAGAAAAACTGGTGGGCATCTTCTCAATGTTCGGCGTGGAAACACACCCCGTTTCCGATGCGAAGGAAGCTTACGATGTGTTCGTCAAAGTTCAGAACCAGTATTCTTTGATCGTCGTGCTCGAAAGTGTCGCAGACAAAATCCTGCAGGACGTGAAGGAGAATCCACCACTCGTGTTACCGGACACCTTCAGTCACGAGAAAAAGAGCGAGAAAGCCTTGAGAAAGCTCTTCGAAAAGATCCTTGGAGTGGATCTCTTAGCCGAAGGAGAGGGATACTATGGAAGGTAG